One genomic segment of Cardinium endosymbiont of Philonthus spinipes includes these proteins:
- a CDS encoding Npt1/Npt2 family nucleotide transporter, translating to MAQHTSLSWFKKWLQVIFPIQQGEKQKVFLLLLLKFLISFVYCILAALKDTVLVTANHSAAEVIPIIKGSIIFPISIGVVLLYAKLHNCLKQATLFYSTILFFLGLVLLYGFVLYPHANKVSPHAMADWLSIYTGGKYLHWIAAFRHWIHVLFFVVAELWGQVALMLLYWSFVNNVCKMQDAKRFYAILIAAGDVALIITGPLVLAYTKKYSHSDFVYTIQALIGYVAWCCLAILFTYWFANHTIKPDGDSLNHNTATPPQTLRLSLWDSLKHVATSRYLGNIAIMVVACGLSINIVEGTWKSYLKEAFPKAVAYQSFVSELNFWTGIIALIISLFFSGGILRQFGWKTTARIAPVIIGITGSLFFLMSYSKSHAPCLTHWVGSKLVLYIVIFGGMHNIAAKSIKYAFFDKTTQMAYIPLDRETKIKGKAAVDLLGSRLGKAGSSWIQIALLELMHTNSIQPLSGILLLFLVITTIAWYRATGSVDKQLHVLEAREAK from the coding sequence ATGGCGCAACATACATCTTTATCGTGGTTTAAAAAATGGTTACAGGTTATTTTTCCCATACAGCAAGGAGAAAAGCAAAAAGTTTTCCTTCTCCTTCTTTTAAAATTTCTTATTTCTTTTGTTTACTGCATTTTAGCAGCACTCAAAGATACCGTTTTGGTAACAGCCAACCACTCTGCTGCTGAGGTTATTCCCATTATAAAAGGTTCCATTATCTTTCCTATTTCCATAGGGGTCGTATTGTTGTATGCCAAGCTACACAATTGCCTAAAACAGGCCACCCTCTTTTATAGCACCATTTTGTTTTTTTTAGGGTTGGTTCTTTTGTATGGTTTTGTGCTATATCCCCATGCAAACAAGGTAAGCCCGCATGCTATGGCAGATTGGTTAAGCATCTATACAGGGGGCAAGTATTTGCACTGGATTGCTGCATTTCGCCATTGGATTCACGTACTGTTTTTTGTAGTGGCAGAACTTTGGGGGCAAGTGGCACTCATGTTGCTTTATTGGAGTTTTGTCAATAATGTTTGTAAAATGCAAGATGCCAAACGATTCTATGCTATTTTAATTGCTGCAGGAGATGTTGCACTAATCATTACCGGTCCGCTGGTCTTAGCCTACACTAAAAAGTATAGCCATAGTGACTTTGTATACACGATACAAGCATTAATAGGGTATGTTGCCTGGTGTTGCCTGGCCATCCTCTTTACCTATTGGTTTGCCAACCATACCATAAAACCAGATGGAGACAGCTTGAACCATAACACCGCTACTCCTCCTCAAACCCTACGGTTATCCCTATGGGATAGCTTAAAGCATGTGGCCACTTCTCGGTATTTAGGCAATATAGCCATTATGGTAGTTGCCTGTGGGCTTTCTATAAATATTGTAGAAGGAACGTGGAAGTCTTATCTAAAAGAAGCATTTCCAAAAGCAGTAGCCTATCAAAGTTTTGTATCAGAGCTGAATTTTTGGACAGGGATTATTGCCTTGATCATCTCTCTATTCTTTAGCGGGGGTATTCTCAGACAATTTGGTTGGAAGACAACTGCACGCATTGCACCAGTGATCATTGGGATTACTGGTAGCCTCTTCTTTTTAATGAGTTACAGCAAAAGTCATGCGCCCTGTTTAACCCATTGGGTGGGATCTAAATTGGTGCTATACATCGTAATCTTTGGTGGCATGCACAATATAGCCGCAAAGTCTATCAAATATGCTTTTTTTGACAAGACCACACAAATGGCTTATATCCCGCTTGATAGAGAGACAAAAATTAAAGGAAAAGCGGCTGTAGATCTGCTGGGCTCTCGTTTGGGCAAAGCAGGCTCCTCTTGGATTCAAATTGCATTGCTTGAATTGATGCATACCAATAGCATCCAACCTCTTTCAGGGATATTACTGCTCTTTTTAGTCATCACTACTATTGCTTGGTATCGAGCTACTGGTTCGGTGGATAAACAATTGCATGTATTAGAGGCAAGAGAGGCAAAATAA